Proteins from a single region of Streptococcus oralis:
- a CDS encoding transcriptional regulator has product MNETVETTLLLNLFYYQNETYSRNEVFIESKKRKAISILDEYADELKEIDEGLYNEYKETITFLEGISEEEYQNIKNEIIESVKKFTK; this is encoded by the coding sequence ATGAATGAAACAGTTGAAACAACATTGTTATTAAATCTATTCTATTATCAGAATGAAACATATTCAAGAAACGAAGTTTTCATTGAATCCAAAAAGAGAAAAGCTATTTCAATTTTAGATGAATATGCTGATGAACTAAAAGAAATTGATGAAGGTTTATATAATGAATATAAAGAAACAATTACTTTTCTTGAAGGTATTTCAGAAGAAGAATATCAAAATATTAAAAATGAAATTATTGAAAGTGTAAAGAAGTTTACTAAGTAG
- the tsaB gene encoding tRNA (adenosine(37)-N6)-threonylcarbamoyltransferase complex dimerization subunit type 1 TsaB has protein sequence MKVLTFDTSSKALSLAILEDKQVLAETTINIKKNHSITLMPAIDFLMASLDWTPTDLDRIVVAQGPGSYTGLRIAVATAKTLAHTLNIELVGMSSLLALVPRQQEGLAVPIMDARRNNVYAGFYENAKPVMSEAHLSFAEVLEQVKDAEQVTFVGEVGAFVEQIQEQLPQASYQETLPNAANLALWAWDKEADSLHDFVPNYLKRVEAEENWLKNHTESGESYIKRL, from the coding sequence ATGAAAGTATTAACTTTTGATACGTCTAGCAAGGCTCTTTCTCTAGCCATTTTAGAGGACAAGCAGGTTCTTGCCGAGACGACGATTAATATTAAGAAAAATCACAGTATTACCCTTATGCCTGCCATCGATTTTTTGATGGCAAGTTTGGATTGGACTCCAACGGATTTGGATCGTATCGTAGTTGCTCAGGGGCCAGGTAGCTACACAGGCTTACGAATTGCGGTAGCAACTGCTAAGACCTTGGCTCACACTCTGAACATCGAGTTGGTTGGTATGTCAAGTCTCTTGGCTCTGGTGCCACGCCAACAAGAAGGCTTGGCGGTTCCTATCATGGATGCACGTCGTAACAATGTCTATGCAGGATTTTATGAAAATGCCAAGCCTGTCATGTCAGAAGCACACCTGTCCTTTGCGGAAGTGCTAGAGCAGGTCAAGGATGCTGAACAGGTAACCTTTGTCGGAGAAGTTGGAGCCTTTGTGGAACAAATCCAAGAACAACTACCACAAGCCAGCTACCAAGAAACCTTGCCAAATGCAGCTAATCTAGCTCTTTGGGCCTGGGATAAGGAAGCAGACTCCTTGCACGACTTTGTGCCAAATTACCTCAAACGAGTTGAGGCTGAGGAAAACTGGCTCAAGAATCACACCGAGTCGGGCGAGTCTTACATTAAACGCCTATGA
- the rimI gene encoding ribosomal protein S18-alanine N-acetyltransferase, with protein sequence MIEIKRIQQQPDVAQAIYEVMTDVYPVSPWTLEQIQADLSQDQTWYALAYDGEEVIGFLAIQENNFEAEVLQIAVLPSYQGQKIASVLFDFLPADKEIFLEVRKSNHRAQAFYKKEKMAVIAERKAYYHDPVEDAIIMKREIDEG encoded by the coding sequence ATGATAGAGATTAAACGAATTCAACAGCAGCCTGATGTGGCACAAGCTATCTACGAAGTGATGACGGATGTTTATCCCGTCAGTCCTTGGACGTTGGAACAAATCCAAGCAGACCTGTCTCAAGACCAGACTTGGTATGCTCTAGCTTATGATGGGGAAGAAGTGATAGGTTTTCTAGCAATTCAGGAGAATAACTTTGAAGCAGAAGTCTTGCAGATTGCTGTACTGCCTAGCTATCAGGGGCAGAAAATCGCGTCAGTCTTGTTTGACTTTTTGCCTGCCGACAAAGAAATTTTCCTCGAAGTTAGAAAGTCAAATCACCGAGCGCAAGCATTTTACAAGAAAGAAAAGATGGCGGTCATCGCTGAGAGAAAGGCCTACTACCATGACCCAGTCGAGGACGCCATTATCATGAAGAGAGAAATAGATGAAGGATAG
- the tsaD gene encoding tRNA (adenosine(37)-N6)-threonylcarbamoyltransferase complex transferase subunit TsaD has product MKDRYILAFETSCDETSVAVLKNDDQLLSNVIASQIESHKRFGGVVPEVASRHHVEVITACIEEALAEAGITEEDITAVAVTYGPGLVGALLVGLAAAKAFAWAHGLPLIPVNHMAGHLMAAQSVEPLEFPLLALLVSGGHTELVYVSEAGDYKIVGETRDDAVGEAYDKVGRVMGLTYPAGREIDELAHQGQDVYDFPRAMIKEDNLEFSFSGLKSAFINLHHNAEQKGESLSTEDLCASFQAAVMDILMVKTKKALDKYPVKTLVVAGGVAANKGLRERLAVEITDVKVIIPPLRLCGDNAGMIAYASVSEWNKENFAGLDLNAKPSLAFDTIE; this is encoded by the coding sequence ATGAAGGATAGATATATTTTAGCATTTGAAACATCCTGTGATGAGACCAGTGTCGCTGTCTTAAAAAACGACGACCAGCTCTTGTCCAATGTCATTGCGAGTCAAATTGAGAGTCACAAACGTTTTGGGGGTGTAGTGCCAGAAGTGGCCAGTCGTCACCATGTCGAGGTCATTACAGCCTGTATTGAGGAGGCGCTAGCAGAAGCAGGGATTACCGAAGAGGACATAACAGCTGTTGCGGTTACCTATGGACCTGGATTGGTTGGAGCTCTACTAGTTGGCTTGGCAGCTGCCAAGGCCTTTGCTTGGGCGCATGGTCTGCCACTTATCCCCGTCAACCACATGGCTGGGCATCTCATGGCAGCTCAGAGTGTGGAGCCTTTGGAGTTTCCTTTGTTGGCACTCTTGGTCAGCGGAGGACACACCGAGTTGGTCTATGTGTCAGAGGCTGGCGATTACAAGATTGTTGGGGAGACACGAGACGATGCAGTTGGGGAGGCTTATGACAAGGTCGGTCGTGTCATGGGCTTGACTTATCCAGCCGGTCGTGAGATTGACGAGTTGGCCCATCAAGGTCAGGATGTTTATGACTTCCCTCGTGCCATGATCAAGGAAGACAATCTGGAATTTTCATTTTCAGGTTTGAAATCTGCCTTTATCAATCTTCACCACAATGCCGAGCAAAAGGGAGAAAGCTTGTCTACAGAGGATTTGTGTGCTTCCTTCCAAGCAGCTGTCATGGATATTCTCATGGTAAAAACCAAGAAAGCTTTAGATAAATACCCTGTTAAAACCCTAGTCGTAGCAGGCGGTGTAGCCGCTAATAAAGGTCTTAGAGAACGCTTGGCAGTCGAAATCACTGATGTCAAGGTCATCATTCCTCCTCTTCGACTTTGCGGAGACAATGCAGGAATGATTGCTTATGCCAGCGTCAGCGAGTGGAACAAAGAAAACTTTGCAGGCTTGGATCTCAATGCCAAACCAAGTCTCGCCTTTGATACTATAGAATAA
- a CDS encoding XRE/MutR family transcriptional regulator, which produces MIERMELGEFYKELRLARKLKQSDVACAGLTASQLSKFELGQSMLSADKLILAIQGINMTFDEFGHKLNNYQESPHMRIGRKVVDRFAHQDIAGLEQLLETVEQEQVAQTYRRLNAIVIKNAIHSLDKSYLLEEEDREFLTTYLYAIESWTWFELYLFCNTMPFLSNQDLIFLSTSLLEKSKEFKELAHNRLYMKSGFLNIISELMERKLFSYIPIFEAELESMLRPYDVFEKLLWQFLKKMSIFLQTKGSNQKEIENFIQSLKVLENPQLTALFELRFRQYKALID; this is translated from the coding sequence ATGATTGAGAGAATGGAATTGGGAGAATTTTACAAGGAATTGCGCTTGGCGAGAAAACTCAAGCAGTCAGATGTGGCTTGTGCTGGACTGACAGCATCCCAGCTATCCAAGTTTGAACTAGGGCAGTCCATGCTGTCTGCGGATAAGTTGATCCTAGCTATCCAAGGGATAAATATGACCTTCGATGAGTTTGGGCACAAGCTCAACAACTATCAAGAATCCCCACACATGCGAATCGGTCGAAAAGTTGTGGATCGCTTTGCTCATCAAGATATAGCAGGTTTAGAGCAACTATTAGAGACGGTCGAGCAGGAACAGGTGGCACAGACTTATCGTCGTTTGAATGCTATTGTGATTAAAAACGCTATCCATTCTCTGGATAAAAGCTATCTACTTGAAGAGGAGGATCGTGAGTTTTTGACCACCTACCTCTATGCTATCGAGTCTTGGACCTGGTTTGAACTCTATCTTTTTTGCAATACCATGCCCTTCTTGAGCAACCAAGACCTGATTTTTTTATCAACCTCTTTACTTGAAAAATCCAAGGAATTTAAAGAATTGGCACACAATAGGCTGTATATGAAAAGTGGCTTTCTGAATATCATATCAGAGCTCATGGAGCGCAAACTTTTTTCTTATATCCCAATCTTTGAAGCCGAGTTGGAGAGTATGCTCCGTCCATACGATGTTTTTGAGAAACTATTGTGGCAGTTTTTAAAGAAGATGAGCATTTTCCTTCAAACTAAGGGAAGCAATCAAAAAGAGATTGAAAACTTTATCCAATCTCTGAAAGTATTAGAAAATCCACAATTAACAGCCCTTTTTGAATTGCGTTTTCGGCAATATAAAGCACTTATCGATTAG
- a CDS encoding peptide pheromone VP1, with product MLNLQFAETMELTEVELEAVYGGDLVNVANIPGGGNWGGWGGLGTPWSITNFWQKYFNDKPDSDYDRRRY from the coding sequence ATGTTGAATTTACAATTTGCAGAAACAATGGAACTAACAGAAGTGGAGCTAGAGGCAGTTTACGGAGGAGATCTTGTGAATGTTGCGAATATCCCAGGTGGTGGAAATTGGGGAGGCTGGGGAGGCCTAGGGACACCTTGGTCAATCACTAATTTCTGGCAGAAATATTTTAACGATAAACCTGACTCTGATTATGACCGCCGACGTTATTAA
- a CDS encoding CPBP family intramembrane glutamic endopeptidase: protein MKKIISRHYFIMAFLLVIADQKFSGLVLRSNLVTGLSDFTYYLSDMMLNFLVVLFALIAMIWSGKWQQINSRKFKGSYLVYSFLALLAFVIWNFVTFFLFPPTRNEISYQHAAPTFTGATAFLMYFFYPVIAGPIFEEMIYRGLVMTALEKGKKWGLDVLGSAALFGILHISNHGWVLTDFFSYMGGGLIFAVLFRVTKSIYWPIGLHIVYNGIGQILPLLF, encoded by the coding sequence ATGAAAAAGATAATCTCACGTCACTACTTTATTATGGCTTTTCTACTAGTTATTGCTGACCAGAAGTTCAGTGGTCTAGTTTTACGCAGCAACCTTGTTACTGGTCTATCTGACTTTACCTATTATCTGTCGGATATGATGTTGAATTTTCTTGTGGTTTTATTTGCTCTTATTGCCATGATTTGGTCGGGAAAATGGCAACAAATCAACAGTAGAAAGTTTAAAGGATCCTATCTTGTCTATTCATTTTTAGCTCTGCTTGCTTTTGTTATTTGGAATTTCGTTACCTTTTTTCTTTTCCCACCTACTCGAAATGAAATTTCTTATCAACATGCTGCTCCTACTTTTACAGGAGCTACGGCATTTTTAATGTATTTTTTCTATCCTGTAATTGCAGGTCCCATTTTTGAAGAGATGATTTATCGTGGGTTGGTGATGACCGCTCTGGAAAAAGGAAAGAAATGGGGACTGGATGTGCTCGGTTCGGCTGCTTTGTTTGGAATCTTGCACATTAGTAACCACGGTTGGGTTTTGACAGACTTTTTCTCATATATGGGTGGCGGTCTCATATTTGCAGTCTTATTTAGAGTGACAAAGTCCATTTATTGGCCTATTGGGCTGCACATAGTCTACAATGGCATTGGTCAGATTTTGCCGTTGTTGTTTTAG
- a CDS encoding AzlC family ABC transporter permease, which translates to MKEKGFWEGVQAAMPTALGYVSIGLACGIIGAPYVTPVEMGLMSLFVYAGSAQFAMLALIAVQAPVAAIAMTVFLINLRLFLLSLHASTYFRHTSLWQNIGMSSLLTDETYGVLMGELAHTDKVHPMWMHGNNLNSYMAWFIGTVAGTALGGLLPNPEVFGLDFALVGMFIGIFTSQFQIMQRRVPVRNLLRILAVVAVSFFLLLTVVPQSLAVLFATLLGCTMGVVLDGQ; encoded by the coding sequence ATGAAAGAAAAAGGATTTTGGGAAGGTGTACAGGCAGCCATGCCGACTGCCCTTGGCTATGTCAGCATTGGCCTGGCTTGTGGGATTATTGGCGCGCCCTATGTGACACCTGTTGAGATGGGCTTGATGAGCCTCTTTGTTTATGCTGGGAGCGCCCAGTTTGCCATGTTGGCACTGATTGCGGTACAAGCGCCTGTGGCAGCTATTGCTATGACGGTCTTTTTGATCAACTTGCGACTCTTTTTGCTGAGCTTGCATGCATCAACTTATTTCCGTCATACTAGTCTCTGGCAAAATATCGGCATGTCTAGTCTCCTGACAGATGAGACCTACGGGGTTTTGATGGGCGAATTAGCCCATACAGACAAGGTCCATCCTATGTGGATGCATGGGAACAATCTCAATAGTTATATGGCCTGGTTTATTGGGACAGTTGCGGGGACAGCTTTAGGAGGGCTTCTTCCAAATCCTGAGGTCTTTGGACTAGACTTTGCCCTTGTTGGGATGTTTATCGGGATTTTTACCTCGCAATTTCAGATTATGCAAAGACGGGTTCCTGTACGGAATCTACTGCGGATCCTAGCCGTGGTTGCGGTGTCCTTCTTTTTGCTCTTGACAGTGGTGCCTCAGTCGCTAGCTGTTTTGTTTGCGACCTTGCTAGGTTGTACCATGGGGGTGGTCTTAGATGGTCAGTAA
- a CDS encoding AzlD domain-containing protein: MVSKYLLLAVIFSGLVTWIPRMIPFILVKYKGLPAIVERFLKFLPVSIIFALILSSVVTGKVGSLPQIKWLDFSAVFPTAWVAFRYRNLVGTVLFGVVLIAVLRLVF; this comes from the coding sequence ATGGTCAGTAAATATCTTTTGTTAGCCGTTATCTTTTCAGGCCTAGTGACTTGGATTCCCCGTATGATTCCTTTCATCTTGGTCAAGTACAAGGGGTTGCCAGCTATCGTTGAGCGTTTTTTGAAGTTCTTGCCTGTTTCCATTATCTTTGCCTTGATCCTCTCAAGCGTAGTGACCGGAAAGGTTGGGAGCCTTCCTCAGATCAAATGGCTGGACTTTTCAGCAGTCTTTCCAACGGCTTGGGTAGCCTTTCGCTACCGCAATCTAGTGGGTACGGTTCTTTTTGGAGTAGTCTTGATTGCAGTCTTGCGTCTGGTCTTTTAG
- a CDS encoding amino acid ABC transporter substrate-binding protein, with protein sequence MKKIVKYSSLAALGLVAAGVLAACSGGDKKDTATSEAASGKKEIIVATNASPKPFNYEENGELTGYEIEVVRAIFKDSDKYDVKFEKTEWSGVFAGLDSDRYQMAVNNISYTKERAEKYLYAAPTAKNPNVLVVKKDDSSIKSLDDIGGKSTEVVQGTTSAKQLEDYNKQHADNPTVLNYTKADFQQIMSRLSDGQFDYKIFDKIGVETVIKNQGLDNLKVIELPSDQQPYVYPLLAKGQDELKSFVDKRIQELYKDGTLEKLSKQFFGDTYLPAEADIK encoded by the coding sequence ATGAAAAAAATCGTCAAATATTCATCTCTTGCTGCTCTAGGACTTGTTGCCGCAGGTGTACTAGCAGCTTGCTCAGGCGGAGATAAGAAAGATACTGCAACTAGCGAAGCAGCATCTGGTAAGAAAGAAATTATCGTTGCAACCAATGCTTCACCAAAACCATTCAACTACGAAGAAAATGGCGAGTTGACTGGTTATGAGATTGAAGTAGTTCGTGCTATCTTTAAAGACTCTGACAAATACGATGTTAAGTTTGAAAAGACAGAGTGGTCAGGTGTCTTTGCAGGCCTTGATAGCGATCGCTACCAAATGGCTGTGAACAATATTAGTTATACCAAAGAACGCGCTGAGAAATACCTTTATGCAGCCCCAACTGCTAAGAACCCTAACGTTCTTGTAGTGAAAAAAGACGACTCTAGCATCAAGTCGCTTGATGATATCGGAGGCAAGTCTACTGAGGTTGTTCAAGGGACAACATCAGCTAAACAGCTAGAAGATTATAACAAACAACACGCAGACAATCCAACGGTTCTTAACTACACCAAGGCTGATTTCCAACAAATCATGTCACGTTTGAGCGATGGTCAGTTTGACTACAAGATTTTTGATAAAATCGGTGTAGAGACAGTTATCAAAAACCAAGGTTTGGACAACTTGAAAGTCATTGAACTTCCAAGCGACCAACAACCTTACGTTTACCCACTTCTTGCTAAAGGTCAAGATGAGTTGAAATCATTTGTAGACAAACGCATCCAAGAACTCTACAAAGACGGAACTCTTGAAAAATTGTCTAAACAGTTCTTCGGAGACACTTATCTCCCAGCAGAAGCTGATATTAAATAG